In Mercurialis annua linkage group LG5, ddMerAnnu1.2, whole genome shotgun sequence, a single genomic region encodes these proteins:
- the LOC126679780 gene encoding transcription factor HHO6-like, giving the protein MGSLPEPELSLDFRPSYLPKTIIDILNEVSLIGNDSDKASKLDAFVHGLEDELKKIDAFKRELPLCMLLLNDAILYLKSEVNQCAAANNTPVLEEFIPLKKNCDDDDEQEGTIKVEKDCKDKKNWMSSVQLWNTSTNNSSSDCVSEPKQNLKLESKTVKKANHPYASDDVYPACKSRSAARGSMPFIKNYSGLSRKEDVSNNNSEEVPVPGLSLLTPGINNLREESGSRGGFRRAVSSLSPIPQSSLSNGLQLPHQQTSRKQRRCWSPELHRRFVNALQQLGGSQVATPKQIRELMQVDGLTNDEVKSHLQKYRLHSRRLPSGSAAPADQSVVVLGGGLWMSQDQYNDDLKATSSESGSPQGPLQLGGNSTTGGDSMEDDEDAKSEGYSWKNHIHRSAKVAV; this is encoded by the exons ATGGGTTCTTTACCGGAGCCGGAGCTGAGCTTGGATTTCCGGCCAAGTTATTTGCCTAAGACGatcattgatattttaaatgagGTTTCTTTGATCGGAAATGATTCTGACAAGGCTTCAAAGCTTGATGCTTTTGTTCATGGGTTGGAAGATGAATTGAAAAAGATCGATGCTTTTAAACGGGAGCTCCCTCTCTGCATGCTTCTCTTGAATGATG CAATTTTGTACTTGAAATCAGAGGTTAACCAATGTGCAGCAGCAAATAATACTCCAGTTTTGGAGGAGTTTATTCCATTGAAGAAAAattgtgatgatgatgatgagcaAGAGGGTACAATTAAGGTGGAAAAAGATTGTAAAGACAAGAAGAATTGGATGAGTTCTGTTCAATTGTGGAACACTAGTACTAATAATTCCTCTAGTGATTGTGTCTCTGAGCCTAAACAGAATCTGAAGCTGGAATCTAAG ACGGTTAAGAAAGCGAATCATCCTTATGCGAGTGATGATGTATATCCGGCGTGTAAAAGTAGGAGCGCGGCAAGAGGATCTAtgccttttattaaaaactacTCTGGTTTGTCAAGGAAGGAGGATGTTAGTAACAATAATAGCGAGGAAGTGCCGGTTCCTGGTCTTTCGCTTTTAACTCCTGGAATCAACAACTTGAGAGAAGAATCTGGATCAAGAGGCGGCTTTAGAAGAGCGGTTTCCTCTTTGTCCCCTATTCCTCAATCGAGTTTAAGCAATGGACTACAATTACCTCATCAACAAACTTCTAGGAAGCAGAGAAGATGCTGGTCGCCAGAGTTACATCGCCGATTTGTCAATGCTCTACAGCAACTGGGAGGATCTCAAG TTGCTACTCCAAAGCAAATTCGAGAACTCATGCAAGTTGATGGCTTGACGAATGATGAAGTGAAGAGTCATCTGCAA AAATACAGGCTTCATTCACGAAGACTACCGTCCGGTTCAGCTGCCCCCGCAGACCAATCTGTAGTTGTTTTGGGGGGAGGGTTGTGGATGTCCCAAGATCAATACAATGATGACCTAAAAGCTACCAGTTCCGAATCCGGGTCTCCTCAAGGTCCCCTGCAGCTGGGAGGAAACTCCACGACGGGAGGTGATAGTATGGAAGATGATGAGGATGCTAAATCTGAAGGATATAGCTGGAAAAATCACATTCATAGATCAGCAAAAGTTGCTGTATAG